The following are encoded together in the Oncorhynchus masou masou isolate Uvic2021 chromosome 5, UVic_Omas_1.1, whole genome shotgun sequence genome:
- the LOC135539853 gene encoding probable aminopeptidase NPEPL1, which yields MQEIKAVGTELGITPVIIRGEKLKQKGFGEIYGVGKAVVNPPALAVLSHKPDGATQTIAWVGKGIVYDTGGLRIKGKTNMPGMKETVVRQQPF from the exons ATGCAG GAGATTAAGGCAGTGGGGACAGAACTGGGCATTACTCCTGTCATAATTCGTGGAGAGAAACTGAAACAGAAAGGATTTGGAG AGATCTATGGAGTGGGCAAGGCAGTGGTGAACCCTCCTGCCCTCGCAGTCCTGAGTCACAAACCAGATGGTGCCACCCAGACTATTGCATGGGTGGGCAAGGGTATCGTGTATGACACTGGAGGTCTCCGCATCAAGGGAAAG ACCAACATGCCTGGGATGAAAGAGACTGTTGTGAGGCAGCAGCCATTTTAG